In one Candidatus Zixiibacteriota bacterium genomic region, the following are encoded:
- a CDS encoding DUF6249 domain-containing protein: MQEALQMAVVFFSIVAIVKIISDGRTRKQLIEKGLVDDKAKLFLRGQSEMNALASLKWGMVLVAVGLAAILSQMLDYWWAEEGMFGLMFLFAGVAFLIYYPIAQKRFKDMESRRPE, translated from the coding sequence ATGCAAGAAGCTCTGCAAATGGCTGTGGTATTCTTTTCCATAGTCGCGATCGTGAAAATAATAAGTGATGGACGCACAAGAAAACAGTTGATCGAAAAAGGGCTTGTCGACGATAAAGCCAAGCTGTTCTTAAGGGGTCAGTCAGAAATGAATGCTCTTGCGAGCCTTAAATGGGGTATGGTTTTGGTCGCTGTCGGACTTGCCGCTATACTCAGCCAAATGCTCGATTACTGGTGGGCTGAAGAGGGAATGTTCGGGCTTATGTTCCTTTTTGCCGGGGTGGCCTTTCTTATCTACTACCCGATTGCGCAAAAGCGGTTTAAGGACATGGAGAGTCGCCGTCCCGAATAG
- a CDS encoding bifunctional (p)ppGpp synthetase/guanosine-3',5'-bis(diphosphate) 3'-pyrophosphohydrolase has product MNLAEFIIKIESFNANVDIGLLRRAYEFSDKAHDCQKRSSGEPFIEHCLEVAFFLAELHMDSTTIAAGLVHDVVEDTKYTMEDVRREFGDEVAELVDGVTKIGTVNFNSYEEQQVDYFRKMLLSMAKDIRVILIKLADRVHNMRTLEHLPPEKRIRIAKETREVYCPLAHRLGVNKAKIELEDLCLKFLEPGVYVDLAQRIKDKREEREAYIQEVVAPIREALAQDSILATVSGRAKHLESIHRKIKVRKVPFEEIFDLFAIRVIVNTERECYHTVGIIHAMWKPVSGRFHDYIANPKSNGYRSLHTTVVGPHNKMVEIQIRTHQMHHESENGIAAHWLYKEGRQQMSKDDRQMVWLRDVLEWQKDMTNPSEFLEYLKMDLYSEDIFVYTPNGKLIHLPTGAKPLDFAFQVHTAVGLHCAGAKINGRLQPLSTTLKSGDQVEIITNPNRTPSHDWLKLVKTSQARTRIRRWLNQAGFEQSLALGKQIIERKLKELRVQWPNDEKLQEAAENLDKKSIDDLLASIGNGSLSQQRLISQIYTEEETPEAPGFVTKVLEKIRKSKGVRVQGLENMMFRFAGCCQPVPGEDIVGFITRGRGVTVHQAGCRSAIEISNLSPERKIVVSWDAARDTSFVVQLEMIVEDRKHMLRDITEAIADSNTNVRGAEMVSRDTTAEGYFVVEVSNLSHLNRILDKVRKVKGVISVRRAKKQEQKD; this is encoded by the coding sequence ATGAATCTCGCAGAGTTCATAATTAAAATTGAATCGTTCAATGCCAATGTCGATATCGGACTTCTGCGACGCGCCTATGAGTTTTCCGATAAAGCTCATGACTGTCAAAAGCGCTCATCAGGCGAGCCGTTCATCGAGCACTGTCTTGAGGTGGCGTTTTTTCTCGCAGAGCTCCATATGGATTCTACAACCATTGCGGCCGGGCTGGTCCATGATGTTGTCGAAGACACCAAATATACAATGGAGGATGTCCGGCGTGAGTTCGGGGACGAAGTGGCTGAGCTGGTCGATGGCGTTACCAAAATCGGCACAGTTAACTTCAATTCATACGAAGAACAGCAAGTCGATTATTTTCGAAAAATGCTGCTGAGCATGGCCAAGGACATCAGGGTTATCCTGATAAAACTTGCTGATAGAGTTCACAATATGCGAACACTTGAGCATCTGCCGCCGGAAAAACGAATTCGCATTGCAAAGGAAACTCGCGAAGTCTATTGCCCGCTTGCGCACCGGCTCGGTGTGAACAAGGCAAAGATTGAGCTTGAAGACCTTTGTCTAAAATTCCTTGAGCCAGGTGTCTATGTCGACCTCGCCCAACGCATCAAAGATAAGCGCGAGGAGCGCGAGGCCTATATACAAGAGGTTGTCGCCCCAATCAGGGAAGCTCTGGCCCAGGATAGCATACTCGCCACGGTCTCAGGCCGGGCGAAACATTTGGAGTCAATTCATCGGAAAATAAAAGTTCGCAAAGTCCCTTTTGAGGAGATATTTGATCTTTTTGCTATACGCGTTATTGTGAACACCGAGCGGGAATGTTACCACACAGTCGGGATTATTCACGCCATGTGGAAGCCGGTCTCAGGGCGATTTCATGATTATATCGCCAACCCAAAATCAAACGGCTATCGCTCGCTTCACACGACCGTGGTTGGCCCTCACAACAAAATGGTCGAGATACAAATCAGAACCCATCAGATGCACCACGAATCAGAAAACGGCATCGCAGCCCACTGGCTTTATAAAGAGGGACGCCAGCAGATGAGCAAGGATGACCGTCAGATGGTCTGGCTCCGTGATGTGCTTGAATGGCAGAAAGATATGACGAATCCATCTGAATTTCTTGAGTATCTTAAAATGGATTTGTATTCTGAAGACATATTTGTTTATACGCCCAATGGAAAACTCATACATCTTCCCACGGGCGCAAAGCCGCTGGATTTTGCCTTCCAGGTCCATACCGCCGTCGGATTGCATTGCGCAGGGGCAAAGATTAATGGCCGCCTGCAGCCGCTTTCCACCACTCTCAAATCAGGCGATCAAGTTGAAATTATCACCAATCCGAACAGAACTCCCTCGCATGATTGGTTGAAACTTGTTAAAACATCGCAGGCCAGAACCAGAATCCGCCGTTGGCTGAATCAGGCCGGATTCGAGCAATCTTTGGCGTTGGGTAAACAGATAATTGAACGCAAGCTCAAAGAGCTTCGTGTCCAATGGCCAAATGATGAAAAGCTTCAGGAAGCCGCAGAGAACCTCGACAAAAAATCAATAGATGACCTGCTTGCCTCGATAGGCAATGGTTCTCTGTCTCAACAACGCCTTATCTCGCAAATTTATACCGAAGAAGAGACGCCTGAAGCCCCCGGCTTTGTTACGAAGGTTCTTGAGAAGATCAGAAAATCAAAAGGCGTCCGGGTGCAGGGGCTTGAAAATATGATGTTCCGTTTCGCCGGATGTTGCCAGCCGGTTCCGGGCGAAGACATTGTCGGTTTTATCACCCGTGGGAGGGGAGTTACCGTTCACCAAGCCGGATGTCGGTCGGCTATTGAAATCTCCAATCTGTCTCCTGAGAGAAAGATTGTGGTCTCATGGGATGCCGCCCGCGATACCTCATTTGTTGTCCAGCTTGAAATGATAGTCGAAGACCGCAAGCATATGCTCCGAGATATCACTGAAGCCATCGCCGATTCAAATACAAATGTCCGCGGGGCGGAAATGGTTTCGCGCGATACTACTGCCGAAGGATATTTTGTGGTTGAGGTCAGCAACCTGTCGCACTTGAATCGAATTCTTGATAAAGTCAGAAAAGTAAAAGGCGTGATTTCTGTCCGTAGAGCAAAGAAACAGGAACAGAAAGACTAA
- a CDS encoding glycosyltransferase family 9 protein: protein MSTMIEVNKDDKLLVSRTDRLGDLVLALPFIETLSLRYPGNQVDVIASLYASPILENNPRIHKILRVQNDQLKSNSHYRRELLSKIIQGGYRAVIVLYPERQMTKLFTEAGIPIRIGTAGRMYSLSYTHRLLHSRKGNRKHEYEYNLDFLRYFKDGAVFASAAVYPTEREIANARRLLLSVGVTPPFIIIHPGSGGSAERWPLENYIQLYNLLKINGHSVVMTGSSQEREKLVSASAHMPVAIKQIAGETDVRTLAAVLSLAEIVVSNSTGPLHLAAAVGTKVVGLYPNKSVMSPLRWGPVGEGHVVIQPGETGSGNRPGINMESVSTLHVLNRIESQYKSIVR from the coding sequence ATGAGTACGATGATAGAAGTGAACAAGGATGACAAACTACTGGTGAGCCGCACCGACCGACTTGGCGATCTGGTGCTGGCCTTGCCGTTTATTGAAACACTGTCCTTGCGCTATCCGGGAAACCAAGTCGATGTAATCGCCTCTTTGTATGCTTCGCCCATTCTTGAAAACAACCCGCGCATACATAAAATACTTCGTGTCCAAAACGACCAACTTAAATCGAACAGTCACTATCGGCGTGAGCTGCTGTCGAAAATCATTCAAGGTGGATACCGCGCGGTAATCGTACTCTACCCTGAGAGACAGATGACAAAGCTTTTTACCGAAGCGGGAATACCGATACGCATTGGCACGGCGGGTCGCATGTATTCTCTTTCCTACACGCACCGACTACTTCACAGCAGAAAAGGAAATCGCAAACATGAGTACGAGTACAACTTGGATTTTCTTCGTTATTTCAAAGACGGCGCTGTCTTCGCATCTGCGGCTGTCTATCCCACCGAGCGCGAGATAGCAAATGCCCGCCGCCTTTTACTTTCGGTAGGAGTCACTCCTCCATTCATAATCATTCACCCGGGATCGGGTGGCTCAGCGGAGCGCTGGCCGCTTGAGAACTATATTCAACTGTACAATTTGCTCAAAATCAACGGACATTCGGTGGTAATGACCGGCTCAAGCCAAGAGAGGGAGAAGCTTGTGTCCGCGTCGGCCCATATGCCTGTTGCCATCAAGCAGATTGCGGGGGAGACTGATGTTCGTACCCTTGCTGCGGTGCTCTCTCTGGCAGAGATTGTTGTTTCAAATTCGACCGGACCGCTGCACCTTGCGGCAGCTGTGGGTACAAAGGTAGTTGGACTGTATCCAAATAAATCGGTGATGTCCCCGCTTCGTTGGGGACCCGTTGGGGAGGGACATGTTGTTATTCAGCCGGGAGAAACTGGATCAGGCAACAGGCCCGGGATCAATATGGAATCAGTCTCAACACTACACGTCTTGAACCGAATTGAGTCGCAATATAAGAGTATAGTTCGATGA
- a CDS encoding glycosyltransferase family 2 protein: protein MLSVVIITKNEEKNLERALRSVSWADEIVVVDSKSEDNTLSIARRFNAKIVSIEWSGFGHAKGEGVREAKGNWILSLDADEEVTVELMKEIQQTLQSPEHRGYMIPRRTSFLGRWIYHCGWYPDPVLRLFEKQYGTFTDSAVHEKVEVSGKVGRLKSDLLHYSYPTLESYFIKFNRYTTLGAQEAFRQGGRGTVYDIVMRPIACFVKHYLIRRGFLDGTEGFIISVFSSCYVLAKYAKVRDLRRQVNQSAVGTVE, encoded by the coding sequence ATGCTGTCCGTAGTCATAATAACCAAGAATGAAGAGAAGAATCTTGAGCGTGCACTGCGCTCAGTTTCGTGGGCCGATGAAATAGTTGTTGTCGATAGCAAATCCGAGGACAACACACTCTCAATAGCACGGCGATTCAACGCGAAAATAGTTTCAATTGAATGGTCAGGGTTTGGGCATGCCAAAGGGGAAGGGGTGAGAGAGGCAAAGGGAAATTGGATACTCTCCCTTGATGCGGATGAAGAAGTCACCGTCGAACTGATGAAGGAAATTCAACAAACCTTGCAAAGCCCAGAGCACCGAGGATATATGATCCCGCGGAGAACATCGTTTCTTGGCCGATGGATATACCATTGCGGTTGGTATCCAGATCCGGTTCTCAGACTTTTCGAAAAACAATATGGCACATTTACTGATTCCGCGGTGCATGAAAAAGTCGAAGTCAGCGGCAAAGTCGGACGGCTCAAATCAGACCTATTACATTACAGCTATCCCACACTTGAGTCGTATTTCATAAAGTTTAACCGCTACACAACGCTTGGCGCGCAGGAGGCCTTTCGTCAAGGCGGCCGAGGGACGGTGTATGATATCGTGATGCGGCCTATCGCTTGTTTTGTCAAGCACTATCTGATTAGGCGGGGATTTCTTGATGGCACTGAAGGCTTTATTATCTCGGTATTCTCGTCGTGTTATGTTCTTGCCAAGTATGCGAAAGTGCGCGACCTGCGAAGGCAGGTGAACCAGTCTGCAGTTGGGACGGTTGAATGA
- a CDS encoding glycosyltransferase family 9 protein, whose protein sequence is MKKLLLKLKPIELGFKQVAFAFVAPFLRRNRNSFKVIDGNEITKVLVLRPEKLGDTMVTLPLIDALKRAFPHWKLSILSSPRSLTLVRHDPRFDKVFLYRKNLLKDIRQIRAMRKEKFECIIDMICGDSVTTVCLSHFIAGGSPRIGQQKNEFAKYYDFSNYFPMNARMEHIIDIGLGMLGAFGRKKSEQDGYARLFIGEKSLATAKSFIDSIPTSRSKGRKIGYNLSAGAASRIWSDDKSKELMHRLHADNPEAQIVLIAVSSDRDRANQLMSGSGNYISLVPENLSFGDASAIVASLDLLISPDTSLIHVARSFKIPVVGFYPKDIKNEMMWHPYGMKEGAVFSNNRENIFDLSVDTVYETYQRVSGQYSISR, encoded by the coding sequence ATGAAGAAACTGTTGTTGAAACTCAAACCGATAGAGCTTGGCTTCAAACAGGTGGCATTTGCATTTGTGGCGCCATTCCTGAGAAGAAATAGAAACAGTTTCAAAGTCATCGACGGCAATGAGATAACAAAAGTGCTGGTTCTCCGTCCCGAAAAACTCGGGGATACTATGGTTACCCTGCCGCTAATTGACGCCCTTAAACGCGCATTTCCGCATTGGAAATTATCGATACTCAGTTCGCCTCGTAGTCTTACACTTGTGCGGCATGATCCGCGCTTCGACAAAGTCTTTCTCTATCGAAAAAATCTTCTGAAAGATATCCGTCAAATTCGGGCCATGCGAAAAGAGAAATTCGAGTGCATTATCGATATGATCTGCGGTGATTCTGTCACCACTGTCTGCCTCTCGCACTTTATCGCAGGCGGCAGTCCTCGAATCGGACAGCAGAAAAATGAATTCGCAAAGTACTACGATTTTAGCAATTACTTCCCTATGAACGCCAGGATGGAACATATTATTGACATTGGTCTTGGAATGCTCGGCGCATTTGGCAGAAAAAAGAGCGAACAGGATGGCTACGCGAGGCTGTTTATTGGCGAAAAGTCGCTCGCTACTGCCAAAAGTTTTATCGACAGCATCCCAACCAGCCGCAGTAAAGGAAGAAAAATCGGCTATAATCTCTCAGCCGGAGCGGCAAGCCGGATATGGTCAGATGACAAGTCAAAAGAACTGATGCACCGGCTTCATGCTGACAATCCGGAAGCTCAGATTGTGCTTATAGCCGTTTCATCCGATAGAGATCGCGCAAATCAGTTGATGAGCGGATCTGGAAATTATATTTCGCTTGTGCCGGAAAACCTCAGTTTTGGGGATGCCAGCGCGATAGTGGCTTCGCTTGATTTGCTCATATCACCTGATACATCACTTATCCATGTTGCGCGTTCGTTCAAAATTCCAGTCGTAGGTTTCTACCCGAAAGATATCAAAAACGAAATGATGTGGCACCCGTATGGCATGAAAGAAGGCGCAGTCTTCTCCAATAACAGGGAAAATATTTTTGATCTTTCGGTCGATACGGTTTATGAAACGTACCAGCGTGTTTCAGGCCAATACTCAATTTCGCGGTGA
- a CDS encoding ABC transporter ATP-binding protein — translation MYKRIGTTLKEYWKQLVFASVMAAFHAITSGILVWLFGPLMMTLFQVESPMMSLETPKEIIENPVSDVSGPASVTENLTGWISGVKQTMKGAVDELIIRDDRNDTLINFCMAIVLVVVSTNLFSYLQGFFMVFVQQSLMKHFRDRLFEKYQRLSLSYFHEQRTGQLMSRVTNDVVVLNDAIEIAFNRLITDSILALLFVSFLVLISWQLTLLSLIVLPLAFWFIWFIGKKMRKYSERSQERMADVSSVLEETVSNIRIVKAFSMEKFEISKFTDATSSYFKALVRMSRIRNLASPVSDILATFAGATILLYAGSRIILGTGTLTAGDFMTFILALFSLIKPVKSLSQIHVKLQEGRAAAERIYSVIDSEEIITSKPDAKILSHFVDTIRFEAVSFRYTNAEPVLEEISLDIHAGEVVAVVGPSGAGKSTLVDLLPRFYDPTRGRITLDGHDIRDLNLESLRGLMGIVTQETLLFNDTIRKNIAYGRNDISEEKLIEATSAANAHRFISEFSEGYDTRVGNRGMRLSGGQRQRIAIARALLKNPQILIFDEATSSLDTESEILVQEAIDRLMKNRTALIVAHRLSTIKNADRILVLERGKIVEFGSHGELMGREGLYRKLYSLQFRETVS, via the coding sequence ATGTATAAACGGATAGGCACGACCCTCAAAGAGTACTGGAAACAGCTTGTTTTCGCAAGCGTGATGGCGGCATTTCACGCCATCACGTCTGGTATTCTCGTCTGGCTGTTCGGGCCGCTGATGATGACCCTCTTCCAAGTCGAGAGCCCCATGATGTCCCTGGAAACTCCGAAAGAGATTATTGAAAATCCAGTTTCCGACGTATCAGGCCCGGCCTCTGTCACGGAAAACCTCACCGGCTGGATATCAGGCGTGAAACAAACAATGAAAGGGGCTGTGGATGAACTTATCATCCGGGATGACCGCAACGATACTCTGATTAATTTTTGCATGGCTATCGTACTTGTAGTAGTTTCGACAAACCTGTTTAGCTACCTTCAAGGCTTCTTCATGGTTTTTGTTCAGCAATCCCTCATGAAACATTTCAGGGACAGACTTTTTGAAAAATATCAGCGGCTTTCGCTCAGTTATTTTCATGAACAGCGGACGGGACAGTTGATGTCACGTGTGACTAATGATGTTGTTGTGCTCAATGATGCTATCGAGATTGCCTTCAATCGCCTGATAACTGATTCGATTCTGGCGCTCTTGTTTGTTTCGTTTCTTGTTCTCATCAGCTGGCAATTGACCCTGCTTTCTCTGATAGTCCTTCCGCTGGCGTTCTGGTTCATTTGGTTTATTGGTAAAAAAATGAGAAAGTATTCCGAGCGTTCGCAGGAACGGATGGCCGATGTCAGCTCGGTCCTTGAGGAAACGGTGAGCAATATCCGAATTGTGAAAGCATTCTCAATGGAGAAGTTTGAGATATCCAAATTCACAGACGCAACCAGCAGTTACTTCAAAGCGCTTGTTAGAATGTCCCGCATCCGAAACTTGGCATCGCCGGTGAGCGATATACTTGCGACATTTGCGGGAGCAACCATCCTTCTGTACGCCGGATCCCGAATAATATTAGGAACCGGCACCCTGACCGCCGGCGATTTCATGACCTTTATTCTCGCGCTCTTCTCGCTCATAAAGCCGGTCAAATCTCTTTCGCAGATTCATGTCAAGCTTCAGGAGGGAAGAGCCGCCGCCGAGCGAATCTATAGTGTAATTGACTCGGAAGAAATAATCACAAGTAAGCCTGATGCAAAAATTCTTTCACATTTTGTGGACACCATCCGATTTGAAGCCGTCTCCTTCCGCTACACAAACGCCGAGCCGGTACTGGAAGAAATATCTCTGGATATCCATGCTGGCGAGGTTGTGGCGGTGGTCGGCCCATCGGGAGCGGGGAAATCCACACTGGTTGATCTTTTGCCGCGTTTCTATGACCCCACCCGTGGCAGGATAACACTTGACGGGCATGATATCCGCGATCTCAATCTTGAGTCCCTAAGAGGTCTGATGGGAATTGTAACACAGGAGACGCTTTTGTTTAATGACACCATCCGTAAAAATATCGCATACGGCCGCAATGATATATCTGAAGAAAAACTCATTGAAGCTACCAGCGCCGCCAACGCTCATAGGTTTATTTCCGAATTCTCCGAAGGCTATGACACACGGGTCGGTAACCGCGGAATGCGGCTATCCGGAGGACAGCGACAGCGGATTGCAATTGCCCGGGCGTTATTAAAAAATCCGCAGATTCTTATTTTTGACGAAGCGACATCCTCGCTCGATACCGAATCAGAGATTCTGGTTCAGGAAGCAATCGATCGTTTGATGAAAAATAGAACCGCTCTCATTGTCGCGCACCGGCTTTCAACGATCAAAAACGCGGACAGAATCCTTGTGCTCGAACGAGGGAAAATTGTTGAATTCGGCTCACATGGCGAGTTGATGGGACGAGAAGGATTGTACCGCAAGCTTTACAGCCTCCAATTTCGCGAGACCGTGTCATGA
- a CDS encoding site-2 protease family protein, whose translation MFSENYLQQALLAGPIILLALTVHEYFHAWAALKFGDTTARDMGRLTLNPLAHLDLFGTICFVVSGFRFGWAKPVPVVLHNLKNPRVADLWVSAAGPLSNFGQAIIFGMLFRLLSNGFLTVPADYFHAVQLMLFYGVTINLGLAFFNLIPLFPLDGSHILRNLLPPRYDSTFDTIDQVAPFILLGMVFFGGVWLIIGPFVSFFTSLIAGN comes from the coding sequence ATGTTCAGCGAAAACTATTTACAGCAAGCGCTTCTTGCCGGCCCGATAATCCTGCTCGCCCTGACTGTCCATGAATATTTCCATGCCTGGGCGGCTCTCAAGTTTGGCGATACAACCGCCCGGGATATGGGGCGGCTCACCCTCAACCCGCTTGCTCACCTGGATCTCTTTGGAACGATTTGTTTTGTGGTTTCCGGTTTCCGATTCGGCTGGGCCAAACCGGTGCCGGTGGTGTTGCATAATCTAAAAAATCCGAGGGTTGCCGATCTCTGGGTTTCAGCCGCGGGACCGTTGTCAAACTTTGGTCAGGCAATAATTTTTGGGATGCTCTTCCGGCTTTTGTCGAACGGATTTCTCACTGTTCCTGCCGATTATTTTCACGCGGTCCAGTTGATGCTTTTCTACGGCGTTACAATTAATCTTGGACTCGCCTTTTTTAATCTCATTCCGCTTTTTCCGCTTGATGGCTCGCATATTCTTCGGAATTTGCTTCCACCTCGATACGATTCAACATTCGACACTATAGACCAAGTGGCCCCATTCATTCTGCTCGGCATGGTCTTTTTCGGTGGTGTCTGGTTGATAATCGGGCCATTCGTCAGCTTTTTTACCAGCCTGATTGCCGGTAATTGA
- a CDS encoding DNA-3-methyladenine glycosylase — protein MRASRRKPSKLTRKVYNRPTLECAPECIGKYFVSKLHGMTMSARIVEVEAYIGEYDPACHAAPGPTPRNKTLYGVPGLTYVYLIYGIYYCLNFVTEAKDCPAAVLIRAGEPVEGFEPIQNVGYSKSPVDRRLSGPGKLCREFGLSTAHTGIDLTGDVLYVEDRHEPAPIIVASPRIGITKATDRLWRFHDANSQAVSGKSLKAQS, from the coding sequence TTGAGGGCATCCCGACGAAAACCAAGCAAGCTCACGCGAAAAGTTTATAATCGCCCCACACTCGAATGCGCACCCGAGTGTATCGGTAAATATTTTGTTTCTAAACTTCACGGAATGACGATGTCAGCGAGGATTGTCGAAGTAGAGGCCTATATAGGCGAATACGATCCAGCCTGCCATGCCGCTCCCGGTCCAACTCCGCGCAACAAGACACTCTACGGCGTACCGGGACTGACGTATGTTTACCTCATCTATGGCATCTACTACTGCTTGAACTTTGTAACGGAGGCAAAAGATTGCCCAGCCGCAGTTCTTATCCGTGCCGGAGAGCCAGTCGAGGGATTCGAGCCGATACAGAATGTCGGTTATTCGAAATCGCCTGTTGATCGAAGACTCAGCGGCCCGGGGAAACTCTGCCGCGAGTTTGGTCTGAGCACTGCGCACACCGGAATCGATTTGACCGGGGATGTGCTGTACGTTGAAGATCGGCATGAGCCAGCTCCGATTATTGTTGCGTCGCCGCGAATTGGAATCACCAAAGCCACAGATCGGCTCTGGCGGTTTCATGATGCCAACTCGCAAGCTGTTTCGGGGAAGAGCCTTAAGGCACAGTCATAA
- a CDS encoding histidinol-phosphatase — protein MPEPQKLKKLTTEALSDYHCHCNYSIDAEGTIDEYCEAAITRGLKELCFTTHYDINPDTTGDGNLIRVDGEEIPATPENLAPYVDDVRRAAKSYSGQGLTVKLGVEFGYYPGCEESARKIKERYELDYLLCGIHELNNICFCCRHEYGNCYKRFSLEQMLEAYFTDMISAAKSGVFDTIAHFDYYKKYGSIYYGPDVFTAHRPFLPDVFSACLKGHTAIEINTAALRRGFDTHYPSLEIIRAAKEAGVNVVRLGSDAHKPEHVGWDFDNANQLRIQSVSQVRV, from the coding sequence ATGCCTGAGCCCCAAAAGCTTAAGAAGCTGACGACCGAAGCCTTGTCTGACTATCACTGCCACTGCAATTATTCAATAGACGCCGAAGGGACAATCGATGAATATTGCGAAGCCGCAATTACCCGGGGACTAAAAGAACTCTGTTTCACAACCCACTATGACATAAACCCAGATACGACTGGGGACGGAAACCTGATTCGCGTTGATGGCGAAGAAATTCCTGCCACCCCCGAAAATCTTGCTCCCTATGTTGATGACGTCCGCAGAGCCGCCAAGTCTTATTCTGGACAAGGATTGACCGTTAAGCTTGGTGTAGAATTTGGATACTATCCCGGTTGCGAGGAAAGCGCGAGGAAGATAAAAGAGCGTTACGAGCTCGACTACCTTCTGTGTGGTATCCATGAACTCAATAATATCTGTTTCTGCTGTCGGCATGAATACGGGAATTGTTACAAACGGTTCTCACTTGAGCAAATGCTTGAGGCTTACTTCACGGATATGATATCAGCGGCAAAGTCGGGTGTGTTTGATACCATTGCTCACTTTGACTATTACAAAAAATATGGGTCGATATATTACGGCCCGGATGTATTCACAGCCCATAGACCATTTCTTCCTGATGTTTTTTCCGCATGCCTAAAAGGACATACGGCTATAGAAATCAATACCGCAGCTCTCAGGCGCGGTTTCGACACACATTATCCCTCTCTGGAAATCATCAGGGCCGCGAAAGAGGCGGGTGTAAACGTAGTCAGGCTCGGCTCAGATGCCCATAAGCCAGAGCATGTTGGCTGGGACTTTGACAACGCGAACCAGCTTCGCATCCAGTCTGTTAGTCAGGTTCGCGTCTGA
- a CDS encoding MBL fold metallo-hydrolase has product MSKKLKTIVVGPFEVNCYLYWDDVSNEGVIIDPGSDEQRILAGIKKTGFIPRAILLTHGHVDHIEAAAAVKDAYNIPVYIGKGEEALLGDATLNMSTALGKPMTAPPADFTLVDEELILFGALMFTILSTPGHSPASICYLDESEGIVFSGDALFQGSIGRTDFPGCSYERLVDSIHRKLMRLPDGVICYPGHGSKTTIGAERHSNPFLIRSSYA; this is encoded by the coding sequence ATGAGTAAGAAACTAAAAACCATTGTAGTTGGCCCCTTTGAGGTAAACTGTTACCTCTACTGGGATGATGTGAGCAACGAAGGGGTCATTATCGATCCGGGTTCAGACGAACAGAGAATTCTGGCAGGAATTAAGAAAACAGGATTTATACCGCGAGCGATTCTTCTCACCCACGGTCATGTCGACCATATTGAAGCCGCGGCAGCGGTAAAAGATGCCTATAATATCCCGGTCTACATCGGCAAAGGGGAAGAGGCGTTGCTGGGTGATGCGACGCTCAATATGTCAACCGCTCTCGGTAAGCCGATGACCGCGCCGCCAGCCGACTTTACGCTCGTTGACGAAGAATTAATTCTGTTCGGAGCGCTCATGTTCACCATCCTGAGTACGCCAGGACACAGTCCGGCATCGATCTGCTATCTCGATGAGAGCGAAGGTATTGTTTTTAGCGGGGACGCGCTCTTTCAGGGCTCAATCGGGCGGACTGATTTCCCCGGCTGTTCTTACGAGCGTCTTGTCGATTCAATCCATCGAAAACTTATGAGGCTGCCTGATGGTGTTATCTGCTATCCGGGCCATGGCTCGAAAACAACAATCGGCGCCGAGCGTCATTCAAATCCGTTTCTGATTCGAAGCAGTTATGCCTGA